In Rhodamnia argentea isolate NSW1041297 chromosome 5, ASM2092103v1, whole genome shotgun sequence, the DNA window ATTGGCCGGATTCGGACAAAACCAATCGAGTGAACAGTACACAGACGAACAGCTCGCCAAATCTTTGCAACCCGAGTCAGGGCAGCAGAGAGCACGATTGGGGGTGCCGTTCAGAGGATTCGAAGCAAATGGAGAGCCGATCAGAACCCCtttaattgaatttgatgtctactttatttatttttaattgattttgtaggtAATCTTATCTTCAGccatgcaaatttgaaatcaaggagaatcaagtttatcttggggagaaattcaaaatccaagctaAATTAGGAGTTTTATTATTGAGAGAAGTCTATCTTTGGGAAGAATCTTTGACTGCAATCCTATTATGGTGTgattaagatttctttttttgaaaacaagaagatgtccatatgaagaaaaaaaagaaaggaatgtgATTTTGAAGAGGAGAGGTAGAGGAGACGTTTTTTATCATACGACGCTTAGGGTTTTgcttctattcttcctttcaatgccggatgccaagtgaagaagaagaaggcgaattcaaagtcaatccttAATTATTCTTGGTGAACTTGTTCTACTTTTTCATCATGTTTAGTTTATTCATCGTTTTTAATTTAAGTTTCATTAAGTTCTAGACTACTTCTTGTTAGAGCTACGATGTAGCTTAACTATGATTGATTGAGACTCGTTTatgcaattttagaattcatatgTGGGGGTTATATATAATgttcttaatgcttttaagtgtttgatcaccacttgaatgatttttgttgcatgtttGAGACTGAAAGGAGAGTCCATGCGAGTGCTTTATGATATATAGCCATGAATTCATTATAGATAGAGATATCTTAAGTTTTTTGTGTGGTTTCGGTAGTAGGTAAATCGAGGGTGGTTTATTGAATCCGGGAACATTCATAGATTTTAATGCGTTTGGATTTACTTAAATTCACATGGAACAAGTGTGGGTTGCTAAATCCAAGTAGGGTTGTTATCTTGGACCAATGATAGTgatttaaattaagaagttctaccatcacactatgaattcaatttgattgcatgACAAGATTGGTTGATTAATCTTGATTGGTTAAGTGAAATTGGATgctctaactttttttttttcatccttaaTAGAAAAACgttgttctttgcttctttattttcgaaatttctaGGTTTAGTTTGcgcattatattttttattttcgtttgccgccttggttaatttatttttctttagaattttgattccttcgttgaatttttaattggttagatgaatttgagaattgttcacctttagtaagtaatttgattgatttgtctacAATCTCTATGGGAACgatacttttattcatcacttTATTACTTGTTCGATACGTGCACTTGTGTTGTTAATCAAGAGAACAAGAACCAAGCACACCACGCTATAATGTCAATTACTGGGATCATGTCGACGTCATGTGAAAACCTATTGTAAAACTTCCCTTGTTACACTGATAAACAGATAGACCTTTCCAGCTTTGATGAACAATTGGAAGTGTAAAGTAGGATGGGAAGTTCACAAGATTCAAAGTTAAGTAATAAGCCGTTGTTTTCGTTGCTCTTATGTCTAGTTCCATTACATTAATCAAACAAGTCCCGATGATACAAAACTAAACGGTTATATAGAAATCGCCAGGTTCTTGCCTACAGTATGAGAAATATGTGctttggaagtcctaaaactcatcACGAAAGgataattgagtcttaaaacttttaaaaagtgcaatgaagtcataaaaattatcagaaagtgcaattgagtcctagaactttcaaaaaggataatcaagtcctaaaactcgtcaaatttgtgaaattagtccttccattgattgcactttttggaagttttaagattcgaatgtacttttgtgacaaattttaggacttgattgctatttttgaaaatttcagaactTAGTTGCactttatgacaagttttagtacttcCAGTGCACTTATCCCCAAAGTTAAAATTTCTAGCAACCACAAGTTATTTTTTGTGGAGTTGTGCGTAGAGCTCATTATGTTCATGAGAAACGTCTGTTCCGAGTCTAACAAAAGTTGAAAGCTACATAAACCAAATGAAAGACCAGATTGCAGAAACTCACCAAAACGAAATCTTCCATAAGAAGAAAACTTATCCTGCAAATAGTCCTCATTCAGAGTATTCCTCAGGAAAACTACTTGGTAAATCCAGACATCTAAAGCCCGAAGCATATAGAGTAAGACAAATTCAGCACTACTGACGAGAAGTAACGAAGGGAGAAACTGCGGATTCTGAATTATTCTTGATCAATGTTTGGCACTGTTGTGAGTAATGACAGCTTTGCCAGAGCCAGCGATTGGCCGTGGCCAAATATCAAAATTGGTTGCAGATGCCAGATATGCACAAACGGAAGAAATTAATCAATTTGCTCCAGCATTAGAAAGTTTGACTTGGAGGAATCCTGGTAACAAATGATCAATCTTAATATTTGGTTCCTATTTATGACTGCAGATTAGAATAGTGCTGCAAGATCAATCTATGAGGAACCTACGAGGTCCATATTGGATGCCTCAGCTAGAAATATAACCCTGCCGCATCTCAGTCAAAACAGATGCAAAAATAGGACAACCAGAGTCCAGAGATGCCTGCAACTCCTGCAAGCATGCAGAAACCCCTTTGGCTTTGGAAGCAGCACATTTTAAAAAGTAGGCCATTTTCAGCAGCATATCTTTGTCTTCGAACACACTTTCGCTCACTGCAGTGAACATTTTAAGCTCAATCCACTAGGCATATAGAAATACAGAAAAAAACAGAATACAGTTCATCTATCTGTAGGCAGAATATGCAGATCCATTATCCAGATGCTCAACAAGACATCTTGTCAATATTGTTGTAAGATACTTACGCTGCACAGACGATCCTAATGAGCAAAATATCATTTTAAGCAGTGCCTTATAACAAGTAAGTAGGACTGAATTTGGAACAGGATTATTGGGATTGAGAATGTAACCTCACTTTTAATCTTTTCAGAAACGAGATCTTTATCACTGGCCAGAAAAAAGGGGAACTGAATCCTTTAATTATCTCATCAAGTTCAATCAAAAGAATTCTTGAATACATTGTCTATATTGTTTACATGACTCAACTAATACGTTTGATTGTTGAGGGTAAATTGATCATCTCTCTTAGCAGGCTCGGTGGAATGATGCAGAGGGTCGGTAACAGCAGATTGGCCGCAGAGGAACTTATGGACCAATCTGACGGTCAAACTAATCATCTCATAGCCTACCAAGTTGTTTTGAGCACAATGAATCTGGGTACAAAGTACAAACATACAAAACCAGAAGAGTTGTCACTCCTTCATACATAGAACAGAATTCAGAAAACATCTCGAAATTTTATAGAAACAGCACTCCTCTTTTGATAGATAAAAAGAATAGTCTCTTGTTTGCAAATTAATGTGGTAGGATGTATGAGAATAGAAAAGACTGATTTGGGTTCATGATTTGTCAGTAAAAAGCTCTCAACAATTGGCTCTGGATTAATGGACAAACAATGCATGTGAAGATACGCTGCCAAAAATAATTTGCACAACTGAACTGTTAATTTTCACCAATAATCCCTGCAAGAGCACCCACCACCTTTGAAATGGTGAAACCTATTATTGTCCCTCACAATGATTTCCCTATCAAAAGTTCGAGAAACTATTCTCATAAAATCATGACAATCCCAACAGATCCTAAGGTTCTTAACAATTCTTATAGGAATGCCTTTCTTCAATCTGATCAAACCAAATGCAGTGGCAATCTTCTCACTGTGTAGAGCCAGAgcattctctttctcttcttcttctatatcGAACAAAACGGGGTTCGTGTTGGCCATGTACCCTGATAATCTCAGCCTCCTGAAGATCTCGCCCAGCATCACTTTAACTTCGTTATACATTTGGTGGGAGTCATCTCCAACAAAGAACTCATGAACTTCACCATCAACTTCTACAACACTGCAGCCCGGAAGCTTCTTCACGCCTCTGGACTTCATTACCTGCCGCACATGGCTTACACCTTCCCAGCTTTTGTTATCAGCGTAGATATTGGACAAAAGCACGTAAGCACCATGACTCTTTGCTTCAAGCTCCAGCATCTTTCTTGAGGCAAGCTCGCCTATTTCCATATTCTTGTGAATTTTACATGCATTGAGTAAAGCTCCCCAAGCGCCGGCATGAGGTTCCACCGGCATGTCATTGATGAAATTTAAGGCTTCATTTAAACGTCCAGCTCGGCCATACAAATCAACCATGCAGCCATAATGCTCCAGTTCAGGCTGGATTCCATACAACTCCATCATTGAGGCAAAATGCTTACAGCCTTCCTTGACTAGTCCAACTACACTGCAGCCTCTCAGTACCGACACAAATGTCACTTCATTCGGGAGAACCCCGTCTTTCTTCATGAGTGAGAAAAGCTCGAGACATTCCCTGCCAGCTCCATTCATGGCTAGTCCATTCATCGCACTACTCCATGTGTAAACATTCCTTTCTTTCATCCCCCAGAAGACCTCCATGGCCTTATCCATGTCACCGCATTTGGCATACATATCAATCAATGCAGTTCCTAGCATCAATGTCGTCCGAAGCCTGCTCTTTTCAATATATGCATGGGCCCACCTCCCTTGATCCAGTGCACCTAATTGAGTGCATGCAGACAGAACCGGAGCCATCGAAGGCTCATTGACCTTCACACCTTCCAGTTGCATCTCATGGAACAAATTCAAGGCCTGCCTCGATTCCCCACACTGGGCATACCCTGCAATCATCGCATTCCATGCAACAGTATCTCTCTCGGGCATTTCGTCAAACAGCTGCTTAGCAAACGCGATATCGCCATACTTGGCAGAAGCGCTCAGCATCGCCGTCTGACACACCACGTCATGATCAAGAATCCCTCTGAACACCCTATG includes these proteins:
- the LOC115737223 gene encoding putative pentatricopeptide repeat-containing protein At5g40405, producing the protein MSSLRSIPKHPSICLIDSSTTLRELLQIHAHLLLNGLLNEPQVLGQFVAAIALRNLNNLDYSNRVLDRCENPTLFSLNSMIRVHSKSPTPQKSFHFYNRIRRCGLSPDNYTFNFLVRACVQLLARGVGESVHGALMRHGFEGDPHVQSGLINMYAEMGSLESCHRVFRGILDHDVVCQTAMLSASAKYGDIAFAKQLFDEMPERDTVAWNAMIAGYAQCGESRQALNLFHEMQLEGVKVNEPSMAPVLSACTQLGALDQGRWAHAYIEKSRLRTTLMLGTALIDMYAKCGDMDKAMEVFWGMKERNVYTWSSAMNGLAMNGAGRECLELFSLMKKDGVLPNEVTFVSVLRGCSVVGLVKEGCKHFASMMELYGIQPELEHYGCMVDLYGRAGRLNEALNFINDMPVEPHAGAWGALLNACKIHKNMEIGELASRKMLELEAKSHGAYVLLSNIYADNKSWEGVSHVRQVMKSRGVKKLPGCSVVEVDGEVHEFFVGDDSHQMYNEVKVMLGEIFRRLRLSGYMANTNPVLFDIEEEEKENALALHSEKIATAFGLIRLKKGIPIRIVKNLRICWDCHDFMRIVSRTFDREIIVRDNNRFHHFKGGGCSCRDYW